TGATTGCATCCAAGCTTGTACTACTTCTTGAGGGGTTTTTTGTCCTTGCGCGATGTTTTCTCCCGCAGATTTATATGAAATTCCAAGAGATTTCATTTGATCAAAAGGTGAACCGTATGTTGGGCTAGTGTGATCAAAATAATGGTTTTTAGACATATCTTCTGATTTTGCTCTAGCAGAAGACATCAGTTTTGTATCAATTTGCAAAGGAGCTAATCCTTCTTTTGCACGTTCAGCATTCGTAAGTGTTACCACTTCTTGTTCAAATTGAGAAACTGAGCTATTAGCGTTTGTCGAAGTTGTTGTGTTGGAACCATTGTTTGAAGTTGTCCCTTGATTGGATCCTGTGTTTGTTGTTCCTTTGTTGGAATCAGTATTTGAAGTTGTGCCTTGATTGGATCCTGTATTTGTTGTTCCTTGGTTGGAATCAGTGTTTGAAGTTGTTCCTTTATTGGATCCTGTATTTGTTGTTCCTTTGTTGGAACCAGTGTTTGAAGTTGTTCCTTGATTGGATCCTGTAGTTGTTGTTCCTTTGTTGGAATCAGTGTTTGAAGTTGTTCCTTGATTGGATCCTGTATTTGTTGTTCCTTTGTTGGAACCAGTGTTTGAAGTTGTTCCCTTGTTAGAACCTGTTACCTTCCCAGCATATAGAGAAGCTAAATACTTATCTAGTTCAGTTTTATTAAGTTTTTCAACTTTCAAAGTATCTGCAAAATTATTATCTAATTTCACCAAATTATAAGATTGATTATATTGCCAATTACAGTTTGACATTGAAGTTTGCTTGGCTGTATCTGAAGTGATTGTTTTAGCAGAAGCTTCTGTTGCTCCACTTTGGACTCCCACCA
This window of the Rummeliibacillus pycnus genome carries:
- a CDS encoding CAP domain-containing protein; translation: MNKMTKWALPLSLLMMVGVQSGATEASAKTITSDTAKQTSMSNCNWQYNQSYNLVKLDNNFADTLKVEKLNKTELDKYLASLYAGKVTGSNKGTTSNTGSNKGTTNTGSNQGTTSNTDSNKGTTTTGSNQGTTSNTGSNKGTTNTGSNKGTTSNTDSNQGTTNTGSNQGTTSNTDSNKGTTNTGSNQGTTSNNGSNTTTSTNANSSVSQFEQEVVTLTNAERAKEGLAPLQIDTKLMSSARAKSEDMSKNHYFDHTSPTYGSPFDQMKSLGISYKSAGENIAQGQKTPQEVVQAWMQSPGHRANIMNASYTHIGVGYAASGNYWTQQFIQK